Proteins encoded within one genomic window of Salipaludibacillus agaradhaerens:
- a CDS encoding MBL fold metallo-hydrolase yields the protein MKVTVIGYWGAYPEANEATSSFLVEEGETKVLLDCGSGAVAKLQNKIELKELDAVILSHYHHDHMADLGVLTYSRIVDINLEKTDRPLQIFAHNYDKEAFDSLGNDTYTSVIAYNESTPLIIGPLKVSFQKTAHPVTCYAMKVESQLTNKVLVYTADTAFEESLIPFAEKANLLIAETSFYAGQDGRKFGHMTSEEVAKLATASQAKSVLLSHLPHFGFHHQLKSEVQRGYSREVNLASSGAIFHL from the coding sequence ATGAAGGTAACTGTTATAGGGTATTGGGGAGCTTATCCTGAAGCCAATGAAGCAACGAGCTCTTTTCTTGTAGAAGAGGGAGAGACTAAAGTATTACTTGATTGTGGTAGTGGGGCGGTGGCTAAATTACAAAACAAGATTGAATTAAAAGAGTTAGATGCTGTCATTTTAAGTCATTACCATCATGATCATATGGCAGATTTAGGTGTGTTAACCTACAGTCGCATCGTTGACATAAACTTAGAAAAAACAGATAGACCACTCCAAATTTTTGCTCACAACTATGATAAGGAAGCATTTGATTCATTAGGGAATGATACTTATACATCAGTAATCGCCTATAATGAATCTACACCTTTAATCATAGGTCCCCTCAAGGTGAGTTTTCAAAAAACTGCCCATCCTGTAACCTGTTATGCGATGAAGGTAGAAAGTCAACTTACAAATAAAGTGCTTGTTTATACAGCTGATACGGCATTTGAAGAATCACTTATTCCTTTCGCTGAGAAGGCTAATTTATTAATTGCTGAAACAAGCTTTTACGCTGGTCAAGATGGCCGGAAATTTGGGCATATGACGAGCGAAGAAGTAGCTAAATTAGCGACTGCTTCTCAAGCTAAGTCTGTACTTCTAAGTCATTTACCCCACTTTGGCTTCCATCATCAGCTTAAGTCAGAAGTTCAAAGAGGGTATAGTAGGGAGGTTAATCTGGCCTCATCAGGAGCTATTTTTCACTTGTAA
- a CDS encoding GNAT family N-acetyltransferase: MGQDITEMTFEHWTQVKAIYEEGITSKIATFETKAPTWEEWDSSHLSHCRLVMVTGKIVIGWAALTLVSSRCVYAGVAEVSIYVKGSERGQGIGSVLLNELIKQSEKERIWTLQAGIFPENKASLQLHYNNGFRLVGRRERIAKLNGNWKDVLLLERRSLITGVI, translated from the coding sequence ATGGGACAAGATATAACAGAGATGACTTTTGAACATTGGACACAAGTAAAGGCGATCTATGAAGAAGGGATCACTTCAAAAATAGCTACCTTTGAAACTAAAGCACCTACATGGGAAGAATGGGACTCTTCCCATTTGTCTCACTGTCGTTTAGTAATGGTCACTGGTAAGATAGTTATAGGTTGGGCAGCTTTAACGCTCGTGTCTAGTCGATGTGTGTATGCGGGAGTGGCGGAAGTGAGTATATATGTGAAAGGGAGTGAAAGAGGACAAGGTATTGGTTCAGTCCTTTTGAACGAACTCATTAAGCAAAGTGAAAAGGAACGTATATGGACACTACAAGCGGGGATATTTCCAGAAAATAAAGCAAGTCTGCAACTTCATTATAACAATGGTTTTCGTTTAGTTGGTAGGCGTGAAAGAATTGCTAAACTTAATGGTAATTGGAAAGACGTATTGTTATTGGAACGCCGTAGCTTAATAACAGGGGTAATATAG